One segment of Candidatus Caldatribacterium sp. DNA contains the following:
- a CDS encoding NAD(P)H-dependent oxidoreductase yields the protein MGGRIVVFFSRSGRTKAVAEGIARELGAPLEEIRLKKVKNRIPTPGMIVRRFRKGELPAVHTDFPDMGRFDEVILGGPTWAFDIAPPVLSFVEHVNWSGKRVHLFATEAIFGGQRAIHHLRQVLEDKGAHVEKEKVFPTLFRSRKALQLKGRDWAKVLRK from the coding sequence GTGGGGGGCAGAATTGTGGTGTTTTTTTCTCGGAGTGGGAGGACGAAAGCAGTGGCTGAGGGAATAGCTCGGGAACTTGGAGCACCCCTGGAGGAGATTCGGCTCAAGAAGGTGAAGAATCGCATTCCTACTCCCGGCATGATTGTCAGACGGTTCAGGAAAGGGGAACTTCCTGCGGTGCATACCGATTTCCCTGACATGGGAAGGTTTGATGAGGTTATCCTTGGGGGACCGACCTGGGCATTTGATATTGCTCCACCTGTTTTGAGCTTTGTGGAGCATGTTAACTGGAGTGGAAAGAGAGTCCACCTTTTTGCAACTGAGGCCATCTTTGGTGGACAAAGAGCTATACATCATCTCAGGCAGGTTCTCGAGGATAAGGGAGCACATGTCGAGAAGGAAAAAGTATTCCCTACCCTCTTCCGAAGTCGTAAGGCCCTCCAGCTCAAGGGTCGGGATTGGGCCAAGGTTCTCAGAAAGTAG